In Pseudoxanthobacter soli DSM 19599, a single window of DNA contains:
- a CDS encoding adenylate/guanylate cyclase domain-containing protein, with amino-acid sequence MTNASAGTAGDTVESEMADSSAGPLHPVAGQVQPGRPAARDELIYEKILANMRDGVVSIDLSGRILTFNEAAGRMLGLVPAETIGQFFAEVFLLEERFEAFNEVVLKAIYEDEATHSHDLTISNDDRRVDLHVSSTFLLEDVGGTVERHGVIVVMSDITEERKRRKLKRLFGEYLDPRIVEQIVARGGGGDERGRRGTMTVTFTDLRDFTGWSERLEPDVLVAMLNRYFSAMTRSIGSKGGITDKFIGDAVMACWGAPFTDPDTQARDACETALDQLARLPELRAAVAADGVPGAEKIAIAVGIGTGEVISGDVGTEQSRNFTVIGNAVNVAARLQDIVKLYGHPILVSGETRSRAGEGLLFREVDRIVLRGRSRPEPVHALIGFSATVSDGEKRAAEFYETALGLYRGRDFAGAVAACSSVLALNPADQAAGLLIRRSRIYEAAPPPEDWNGVWDGPR; translated from the coding sequence ATGACGAACGCGAGCGCAGGCACCGCCGGCGACACAGTCGAGAGCGAGATGGCGGACAGCAGCGCGGGCCCGCTTCATCCCGTCGCTGGCCAGGTACAGCCCGGGCGTCCGGCGGCGCGCGACGAACTTATCTACGAGAAGATTCTGGCCAACATGCGCGACGGGGTCGTCTCCATCGACCTGTCCGGGCGGATTTTGACCTTCAACGAGGCTGCGGGGCGAATGCTGGGCCTCGTGCCCGCGGAGACGATCGGGCAGTTCTTCGCCGAGGTCTTTCTTCTGGAAGAGCGCTTCGAGGCGTTCAACGAGGTCGTGCTGAAGGCGATCTACGAGGACGAGGCGACCCATTCCCACGACCTGACGATCAGCAACGACGACCGCCGGGTCGACCTTCACGTCAGCTCGACCTTCCTGCTCGAGGATGTCGGCGGTACCGTGGAACGCCACGGCGTCATCGTCGTGATGAGCGACATCACCGAGGAGCGCAAGCGCCGCAAGCTCAAGCGGTTGTTCGGCGAATATCTCGACCCGCGGATCGTCGAGCAGATCGTCGCGCGCGGTGGCGGCGGCGACGAGCGCGGCCGGCGTGGAACCATGACGGTGACCTTCACCGACCTGCGGGATTTCACCGGCTGGAGCGAGCGGTTGGAGCCGGACGTCCTCGTGGCGATGCTCAACCGCTATTTCAGCGCGATGACGCGCTCCATCGGCAGCAAGGGCGGCATCACCGACAAATTCATCGGCGATGCGGTGATGGCCTGCTGGGGAGCGCCCTTCACCGACCCCGACACCCAGGCCCGCGACGCCTGCGAGACGGCGCTCGACCAACTCGCCCGCCTGCCGGAGCTTCGCGCGGCCGTCGCCGCCGACGGCGTTCCGGGCGCGGAAAAGATCGCGATCGCCGTCGGGATCGGAACGGGAGAGGTCATTTCCGGCGACGTGGGCACGGAGCAGAGCCGGAATTTCACGGTGATCGGCAATGCCGTCAACGTGGCCGCCCGCCTCCAGGACATCGTCAAGCTCTACGGCCATCCGATCCTCGTGTCCGGCGAGACGCGAAGCCGCGCCGGCGAGGGCCTTCTGTTTCGGGAGGTCGACCGCATCGTGCTGCGCGGGCGCAGCAGGCCGGAACCCGTCCATGCGCTGATCGGCTTCTCCGCGACGGTCTCCGACGGGGAAAAGCGCGCGGCAGAGTTCTACGAAACCGCGCTCGGGCTCTATCGGGGGCGGGATTTCGCGGGTGCCGTCGCCGCCTGCTCGTCGGTCCTCGCCCTCAATCCCGCCGATCAGGCGGCCGGACTGCTGATTCGGCGATCGCGCATATATGAGGCCGCCCCGCCGCCGGAGGACTGGAACGGAGTCTGGGACGGGCCGAGATAA
- a CDS encoding PP2C family protein-serine/threonine phosphatase, with translation MLLRTRLTLFLSIAFLIVLTVLLLASAQRDESESNRFAAVAIAGQQALWQVLLQQEVEDLNRTADTLVKALGPLDSADPADLRRRIVEAVASASAELSAADMVQVVDLDRNRLYSNTAGNDQRPLLDVIAAAKVARSKTDVGGLLQDNPNRYVVVSAVPLAVRGKVIAILTVARDAAPLLQRFAQAYGAPAFLVTLRGRMITGTDPTLWAAAQPEVPRRHAEVKTLDLATDERLMLATSVPVPDLVGGYTGTLVSLRDTTETLGDVRDAEQLGLMIIGAFLLITLGWLFFYLRRSFQPLESAISVLKALSQGNTSVEIEETGDGEIRAIADTVSVFRRNAIELAQTNMETERQRRRQERLIKRQLEALARTLEHDGRTAVMEDLTAIVGGSKGNELQADPETGQLGLLAALLQRMSARIVDQHNRLRELVAELRESIATRAKLAGLQQELEIARELQLSILPKELPACENVDIHGRMTPAKEIGGDFYDFFLFGHGKLGVVVADVSGKGVPAAMFMAITRTLLKATTLFSERPSDCVELLNDVIATENDQMMFVTLFFGVLDLQTGRLDYVNAGHNPPLVKSPGQPVRIVPRTGGMAVAVMGGQHYADASLILGEGDLLLLYTDGVTEAFDIDEVAFGDQRLADLVQDIGDGQGTTAITDDVFRAVREFERGATQADDITCVALRYLGPSQTPFQSSGGGAASYMRDRRISSPAA, from the coding sequence ATGCTGCTGCGCACCCGGCTCACGCTGTTCCTCTCCATCGCGTTCCTGATCGTCCTCACGGTGCTGCTGCTCGCGAGCGCGCAGCGCGATGAAAGCGAGAGCAACCGCTTCGCTGCCGTGGCGATCGCGGGCCAGCAGGCGCTGTGGCAGGTCCTGCTGCAGCAGGAGGTCGAAGACCTCAACCGCACCGCGGACACGCTGGTGAAAGCCCTCGGCCCGCTGGATAGCGCCGATCCGGCTGACCTGCGCCGCCGGATCGTCGAGGCCGTCGCTTCGGCATCCGCCGAGCTTTCGGCGGCGGACATGGTTCAGGTCGTCGACCTCGATCGCAACCGCCTCTACTCGAACACGGCGGGCAACGACCAGCGCCCGCTGCTCGACGTCATCGCCGCCGCGAAGGTCGCCCGCAGCAAGACCGACGTCGGTGGCCTGCTCCAGGACAATCCCAACCGCTATGTCGTCGTCTCCGCGGTGCCGCTGGCGGTGCGCGGCAAGGTGATCGCCATCCTGACGGTCGCCCGGGACGCAGCACCTCTGCTTCAGCGCTTCGCGCAGGCCTACGGGGCGCCAGCCTTCCTCGTGACCCTGCGCGGCCGGATGATCACCGGCACGGATCCGACCCTATGGGCGGCGGCGCAGCCGGAAGTCCCCCGTCGACACGCCGAGGTCAAGACGCTCGATCTCGCGACCGATGAGCGGCTGATGCTGGCGACGAGCGTTCCGGTCCCGGACCTCGTCGGCGGCTATACCGGAACGCTCGTGTCACTGAGAGACACCACCGAGACGCTCGGCGACGTTCGCGATGCCGAACAGCTCGGCCTGATGATCATCGGCGCGTTCCTCCTGATCACGCTCGGCTGGCTGTTCTTCTATCTGCGCCGAAGCTTCCAGCCCCTCGAAAGCGCGATCTCGGTCCTGAAGGCGCTGTCCCAGGGCAATACCAGTGTCGAGATCGAGGAAACCGGCGACGGCGAGATCCGCGCGATCGCCGACACCGTTTCCGTGTTCCGCCGGAACGCGATCGAACTCGCGCAGACCAACATGGAGACCGAGCGCCAGCGTCGCCGCCAGGAGCGGCTCATCAAGCGCCAGCTCGAGGCCCTCGCCCGAACGCTCGAACACGACGGCCGGACAGCGGTCATGGAGGATCTGACGGCCATCGTCGGCGGCAGCAAGGGCAACGAACTCCAGGCCGATCCCGAGACCGGCCAGCTCGGCCTTCTCGCCGCGCTGCTGCAGCGCATGTCGGCGCGCATCGTCGACCAGCACAACCGCCTCCGCGAACTGGTGGCGGAGCTGAGGGAGTCGATCGCGACCCGCGCCAAGCTCGCCGGCCTGCAGCAGGAACTGGAAATCGCGCGCGAACTCCAGCTTTCCATCCTGCCGAAGGAACTGCCCGCCTGCGAGAATGTCGACATCCATGGCCGCATGACGCCGGCGAAGGAAATCGGCGGCGACTTCTACGATTTCTTCCTGTTCGGTCACGGCAAGCTGGGCGTCGTGGTGGCGGACGTTTCCGGCAAGGGCGTGCCGGCGGCCATGTTCATGGCCATCACGCGCACCCTCCTGAAGGCCACCACGCTGTTTTCCGAACGACCGTCGGACTGCGTGGAGCTTCTGAACGACGTCATCGCCACCGAGAACGATCAGATGATGTTCGTCACGCTGTTCTTCGGCGTACTTGATCTTCAGACCGGGCGCCTCGACTACGTCAATGCAGGCCACAATCCGCCGCTGGTGAAGTCACCCGGGCAGCCCGTGAGGATCGTTCCGCGCACCGGCGGCATGGCGGTCGCGGTCATGGGCGGACAGCACTATGCGGACGCGAGCCTGATTCTCGGCGAGGGCGATCTGCTGCTGCTCTATACCGACGGTGTGACGGAGGCGTTCGATATCGACGAAGTCGCGTTCGGCGACCAGCGCCTCGCCGACCTGGTGCAGGACATCGGCGACGGCCAGGGGACGACCGCGATCACGGACGATGTGTTCCGCGCGGTGCGCGAGTTCGAACGCGGCGCCACCCAGGCGGACGACATCACCTGCGTGGCCCTGCGTTATCTCGGCCCGTCCCAGACTCCGTTCCAGTCCTCCGGCGGCGGGGCGGCCTCATATATGCGCGATCGCCGAATCAGCAGTCCGGCCGCCTGA
- a CDS encoding MFS transporter, whose product MRRFDVLVLSILAAILMAAIAFVALRTVQSAERIILPALHAKAEVSARSIGGLITAAHDYGMTLDDMVGVDDVLRATLAENPQYGALAVMSPGGVPKALVTREPPADPTVAVMPKDMNLSSSAVQAPDGTAIATVIVGIPDTVAADLMRDLWLDIGVVLLASILVTLEVLTFVFGLDAGAAMRAFGHRLDALRGGDLSRHADAGGTGGLARAIAAVDERVAWVRARHEALRLKAERDGDEAMLAELDALNDRFRIMAERPDPSPVMRRVRMPLFLFFLAEEMTRPFLPGFTAHLTEGMTAVSHELAISLPIVLFMAIVALSQPWLGGLTERFGRSRAMRLGAAIAVAGFVGTAYSTGFVPLLVFRSLVAIGYAAVFVGAQGVIIDNTAGGNRARGLALLVTAIMVAALCGPPIGGIIADRLGPRAAFLVCGAVAFAAFLCARLTLPKDRIHPNARVAGVGLRQIGAVLRRPAMAALLVGSAFPAKLVLAGLSFFLIPVVLGGRGFDEAAIGRVLMLYALSMLVLVPLVAGWSDKGGRRPLFVVSGGLLAASAVIHPLLWPEPWGAAILVLQLGLGQALSITPQSALVGELGRRFAPDLSEGTLYGVFRLVERLGSAVGPALAAWLLASYGVTIAFGVIGTLVAVGSLAFAAAMAAERAAGIAGGDRGEGGSGKAGVGGRIMERAGR is encoded by the coding sequence ATGCGTCGTTTCGACGTTCTGGTCCTCTCGATCCTGGCGGCGATCCTGATGGCCGCCATCGCCTTCGTTGCGCTGCGCACGGTGCAGTCGGCCGAGCGGATCATCCTGCCGGCCTTGCATGCGAAGGCGGAAGTCTCAGCGCGCTCGATCGGCGGCCTCATCACGGCTGCCCACGATTACGGCATGACGCTGGACGACATGGTGGGCGTGGACGACGTGCTGCGCGCGACGCTTGCGGAAAATCCGCAATATGGCGCGCTGGCTGTGATGTCGCCGGGCGGGGTTCCGAAGGCGCTGGTGACGCGGGAGCCCCCGGCGGATCCGACGGTCGCCGTGATGCCCAAGGACATGAACCTGTCGTCGAGCGCCGTTCAGGCCCCGGATGGCACGGCGATCGCCACCGTGATCGTCGGTATCCCGGACACGGTCGCGGCCGACCTGATGCGCGATCTCTGGCTCGATATCGGCGTGGTGCTGCTCGCCTCGATCCTGGTGACGCTCGAGGTGCTGACCTTCGTGTTCGGCCTCGACGCGGGCGCGGCGATGCGGGCGTTCGGGCACCGGCTCGATGCCCTTCGCGGCGGCGATCTCTCGCGCCACGCCGATGCCGGGGGAACGGGCGGTCTTGCCCGCGCCATCGCTGCCGTCGACGAGCGCGTCGCCTGGGTGCGGGCCCGTCACGAGGCGTTGCGCCTCAAGGCCGAGCGAGACGGCGACGAGGCCATGCTGGCCGAACTCGATGCGCTGAACGACCGCTTCCGGATCATGGCGGAGCGGCCCGATCCTTCCCCGGTCATGCGACGTGTGCGGATGCCGCTGTTCCTGTTCTTCCTCGCCGAGGAGATGACGCGCCCGTTCCTGCCGGGCTTCACCGCCCATCTGACCGAAGGCATGACCGCCGTTTCCCACGAGCTCGCGATCAGCCTGCCCATCGTGCTGTTCATGGCGATCGTCGCGCTGAGCCAGCCGTGGCTCGGCGGCCTGACGGAGCGGTTCGGACGAAGCCGCGCGATGCGTCTCGGCGCCGCCATCGCGGTCGCCGGATTCGTGGGAACGGCCTATTCGACCGGCTTCGTGCCGCTGCTGGTGTTCCGCTCGCTCGTCGCCATCGGCTACGCGGCGGTGTTCGTCGGCGCCCAGGGCGTCATCATCGACAACACGGCGGGCGGAAACCGGGCCCGCGGCCTGGCGCTGCTGGTGACCGCCATCATGGTCGCCGCGCTGTGCGGGCCGCCGATCGGCGGCATCATCGCCGACAGGCTGGGGCCGCGCGCGGCGTTCCTGGTCTGCGGCGCCGTCGCGTTCGCGGCTTTCCTGTGCGCGCGGCTGACGCTGCCGAAGGACCGCATCCATCCGAACGCGCGGGTCGCCGGGGTGGGGCTGCGCCAGATCGGCGCCGTGCTGCGCCGTCCGGCCATGGCGGCGCTGCTCGTCGGCAGTGCGTTCCCGGCGAAGCTCGTGCTCGCCGGCCTCTCGTTCTTCCTCATCCCGGTGGTGCTCGGCGGGCGAGGGTTCGACGAAGCCGCCATCGGCCGGGTGCTGATGCTCTATGCGCTGTCGATGCTCGTACTCGTGCCGCTCGTCGCGGGCTGGAGCGACAAGGGCGGGCGCAGGCCGCTGTTCGTGGTCTCCGGCGGGCTGCTGGCCGCCTCGGCTGTGATCCATCCGCTGTTGTGGCCAGAGCCCTGGGGCGCCGCGATCCTGGTGCTTCAGCTCGGCCTCGGGCAGGCGCTGTCGATCACGCCGCAATCGGCGCTCGTCGGCGAACTTGGCCGCCGGTTTGCCCCTGATTTGTCGGAAGGAACGCTTTATGGTGTGTTTCGACTCGTCGAGCGGCTCGGCAGCGCCGTCGGACCGGCGCTCGCCGCGTGGCTGCTCGCGAGCTACGGCGTCACGATCGCGTTCGGCGTGATCGGGACGCTCGTCGCCGTCGGATCGCTGGCGTTCGCCGCCGCAATGGCCGCGGAACGCGCCGCCGGCATTGCGGGCGGCGACCGGGGCGAAGGCGGGAGTGGCAAGGCCGGCGTCGGCGGCCGGATCATGGAAAGGGCAGGGCGATGA
- a CDS encoding ABC transporter substrate-binding protein gives MTGEGDWKIGRRRALALFAAGLSGGGAMLGGGIWPTFAADVGDAGADRKPHRIFMITYRGETEAEQGFRDYFAQRQIPVEIISRDIGRDLSKMPALIDEIRATKPDLIYTWGTPVTLATVGQYDAPGDKKPITDIPVVFSMVAAPVQAKVVPALESSGRNVTGAFHVVPLDAQMRAMQSYRSFDTVGVLYSQGEQNSVALVEQLRGLSATMGFRLVTQTFAVDTAGKPTAEGVPEAIARMKSEGVDWLYLLPDTFLGTIYDILGPAAIAQKLPCFGAAELSIHAGVAVAGLVCRYYSVGQLAASKAEKILLDGIKPADIPVETLKRFSFIVNMPVASRLGLYPPLAMLNYAEVIVS, from the coding sequence ATGACGGGGGAGGGCGACTGGAAGATCGGTCGGCGGCGTGCGCTCGCTCTTTTCGCGGCCGGACTTTCGGGCGGCGGAGCGATGCTCGGCGGCGGCATTTGGCCGACCTTCGCAGCCGATGTCGGCGATGCCGGCGCCGACCGCAAGCCGCATCGGATCTTCATGATCACCTACCGCGGCGAGACCGAGGCCGAGCAGGGCTTCCGCGACTATTTCGCCCAGCGCCAGATCCCCGTCGAGATCATCTCGCGCGACATCGGGCGGGACCTTTCCAAGATGCCGGCGCTGATCGACGAGATCCGCGCCACCAAGCCGGATCTGATCTACACCTGGGGTACGCCGGTGACGCTGGCGACCGTCGGCCAGTACGATGCCCCGGGCGACAAGAAGCCCATCACGGACATCCCCGTCGTGTTCTCCATGGTCGCGGCGCCGGTCCAGGCCAAGGTTGTTCCGGCGCTGGAGTCCTCCGGCCGCAACGTGACCGGCGCGTTCCACGTCGTCCCGCTCGATGCGCAGATGCGGGCGATGCAGTCCTACCGGTCGTTCGACACGGTGGGCGTGCTCTATTCCCAGGGGGAACAGAACTCAGTCGCGCTGGTCGAGCAGCTCCGCGGGCTCTCGGCTACGATGGGTTTCCGGCTGGTCACGCAGACCTTCGCCGTCGATACCGCCGGCAAGCCGACGGCAGAGGGCGTGCCGGAGGCCATCGCCCGCATGAAGAGCGAAGGGGTCGACTGGCTCTATCTTCTTCCGGATACCTTTCTCGGCACCATCTACGACATCCTCGGTCCGGCGGCGATCGCGCAGAAGCTGCCGTGCTTCGGCGCCGCCGAACTCTCCATCCACGCCGGCGTCGCCGTTGCGGGTCTCGTGTGCCGCTATTATTCGGTCGGCCAGCTCGCCGCCTCGAAGGCCGAGAAGATTCTGCTCGACGGAATCAAGCCGGCCGACATTCCGGTCGAAACGCTGAAGCGCTTTTCCTTCATCGTGAACATGCCGGTCGCCTCGCGGCTCGGCCTCTATCCGCCGCTTGCGATGCTGAACTATGCCGAAGTCATTGTCAGCTGA
- a CDS encoding GNAT family N-acetyltransferase, with the protein MPKSLSADATVIPAGGQGDTGLEWCELGPDDIDAIFALHLAGMAGLPDPGIVKPERREFFAMLLGGGGRILGVRHGSDLIAYGVLQYDLSSEGVPRRALGVGASEPVAKLAGAAVAQGYRGRGLQRLLARRRVALAAAAGYRHLFSTSSPQNPVSWANLLAEGFVIVDLAEKYGGLLRFILHRQPDREAIAPALWCAADESDAVRRHLASGHIGVAQRVASDGRVEIGFGAAAQREAVE; encoded by the coding sequence ATGCCGAAGTCATTGTCAGCTGACGCTACCGTCATCCCGGCAGGCGGCCAGGGCGATACCGGGCTGGAATGGTGCGAACTCGGCCCGGACGATATCGACGCGATTTTCGCGCTGCATCTCGCCGGGATGGCGGGGCTGCCGGATCCGGGCATCGTGAAGCCGGAACGGCGGGAGTTCTTCGCGATGCTGCTCGGAGGCGGCGGTCGCATTCTGGGCGTGCGGCACGGCTCCGATCTCATCGCCTATGGTGTGCTTCAGTACGACCTCTCGTCCGAGGGGGTGCCGCGCCGGGCTCTAGGCGTCGGCGCTTCCGAGCCGGTGGCCAAACTCGCCGGCGCTGCGGTCGCCCAAGGCTATCGCGGCCGCGGCCTGCAGAGGCTTCTTGCGCGCCGGAGGGTGGCGCTTGCGGCGGCGGCCGGATACCGGCACCTGTTCTCGACCTCGTCGCCGCAGAATCCGGTGAGCTGGGCCAATCTTCTTGCCGAGGGGTTCGTCATCGTCGATCTCGCGGAGAAATATGGCGGGCTGCTGAGGTTCATCCTGCACCGCCAGCCGGACCGTGAGGCGATCGCGCCGGCGCTCTGGTGCGCCGCCGACGAAAGCGATGCGGTTCGCCGCCATCTCGCCTCCGGCCATATCGGTGTCGCCCAGCGCGTCGCTTCTGACGGCCGGGTCGAGATCGGCTTCGGCGCGGCGGCGCAGCGGGAGGCGGTCGAGTGA
- a CDS encoding alanine racemase, with the protein MTILQAERSPGTIDELSRMATVTVDLRTIAANWRTARAAFQGRALGAVVKHDAYGLGLIPVAETLWRAGCTLFWVAWLEEALRLREALPDAAIYTLNGLAGHGPIAFAANRIVPVLSSWPDVEAAAGACIDGLPVAVMADGGLMRLGLTDGELHRLAGDAGLRARLDVGLWLTQLAHFARPDAPENAAQVARLRAAIEPAGPSARLSVVSSSGVFHAPAFHFDTGRVGSALFGVQTSLPVRQPVTPAFEISAPVLRVVEVPAGASIGYGGDVATQRPSRLATLAIGYGCGLPRTVPGRAHVAFDGMKAPYIGRLSMGLSAVDVTDLPTGAVCEGTRAEIVGPSVPLEMLADDAGTIGNDVLIRLARGLPRVYR; encoded by the coding sequence GTGACCATCCTGCAGGCGGAGCGCAGTCCCGGGACGATAGACGAGCTGTCCCGCATGGCGACCGTGACGGTCGATCTCCGCACGATCGCCGCGAACTGGCGCACCGCACGGGCGGCCTTTCAGGGCCGGGCGCTCGGCGCGGTCGTCAAGCACGATGCCTACGGGCTCGGCCTCATTCCGGTGGCCGAAACATTGTGGCGGGCGGGATGCACCCTGTTCTGGGTGGCGTGGCTCGAAGAAGCCCTGCGCCTTCGCGAGGCGCTGCCCGACGCGGCGATCTACACGCTGAACGGTCTCGCCGGCCACGGTCCGATCGCGTTCGCCGCCAACCGGATCGTTCCGGTGCTGTCGTCCTGGCCCGATGTCGAGGCGGCGGCCGGAGCCTGTATCGACGGCCTGCCGGTTGCCGTGATGGCGGACGGCGGCCTGATGCGGCTCGGGCTCACCGATGGAGAGCTCCACCGGCTGGCGGGCGATGCGGGGCTGCGCGCCCGTCTCGATGTGGGGCTGTGGCTCACGCAGCTCGCTCATTTCGCGCGCCCGGATGCACCGGAAAACGCCGCGCAGGTCGCGCGGCTCCGTGCCGCGATCGAGCCGGCGGGGCCGTCCGCGCGCCTCAGCGTCGTCAGTTCCTCCGGCGTGTTCCACGCGCCCGCGTTTCATTTCGATACCGGCCGGGTCGGCAGCGCCCTCTTCGGGGTGCAGACGAGCCTGCCGGTGCGCCAGCCCGTCACGCCGGCCTTCGAAATCTCGGCACCGGTGCTGCGCGTCGTCGAGGTGCCGGCCGGCGCATCCATCGGCTATGGCGGCGATGTCGCGACGCAGCGGCCTTCGCGGCTGGCGACGCTGGCGATCGGCTATGGCTGCGGTCTGCCGCGCACCGTGCCCGGGCGTGCTCATGTCGCTTTTGATGGGATGAAGGCGCCTTATATCGGCCGCCTCTCCATGGGGCTCTCGGCCGTGGATGTCACCGACCTGCCGACGGGCGCCGTCTGCGAGGGGACGAGGGCGGAAATCGTGGGCCCGTCCGTTCCGCTGGAGATGCTGGCGGACGATGCCGGAACCATCGGCAACGACGTTCTCATCCGCCTCGCCCGGGGCCTGCCGCGCGTCTATCGCTGA
- a CDS encoding STAS domain-containing protein codes for MTALTVEEDRIGKVLVVSPTGRLDSGTAKDFDTLLAGRIAEGETSLLLDFTNLDYISSAGLRVVLLAGKRTGAGGGKTELCGLGSSIREVFEISGFLSIFKVYEDRAAATAALSA; via the coding sequence ATGACTGCCCTGACTGTTGAAGAAGATCGCATCGGCAAGGTTCTGGTCGTCAGCCCCACGGGCCGGCTCGACAGCGGTACCGCCAAGGATTTCGATACCCTGCTCGCCGGCCGCATCGCGGAGGGCGAGACCAGCCTTCTGCTCGATTTCACGAACCTCGATTACATCTCCAGCGCCGGCCTGCGCGTGGTGCTGCTCGCCGGCAAGCGCACGGGCGCCGGTGGCGGCAAGACCGAACTGTGCGGCCTCGGCTCCTCAATCCGGGAGGTGTTCGAGATCTCCGGTTTTCTGTCGATCTTCAAGGTCTACGAGGACCGCGCCGCCGCGACCGCCGCGCTTTCGGCGTAA
- a CDS encoding ATP-binding protein has translation MVDAIDLTVPAEIGALDAVHDSIHAFSRRHGLAPRTSYALELVVDEFMTNVVEHGYEGLEPGPVSLLVTMVDGVIQGEIADEGHAFDPTAAPEPDITSDVAERAVGGLGVHLSRHLLDSLDYRRAGIRNIVRFRLTPQPT, from the coding sequence ATGGTGGACGCGATCGATCTGACGGTCCCGGCCGAAATCGGCGCCCTCGATGCCGTTCACGACTCGATTCACGCCTTCTCCAGACGCCACGGCCTGGCACCGCGCACGAGCTATGCGCTCGAACTCGTGGTAGACGAGTTCATGACCAACGTCGTCGAGCACGGCTACGAGGGCCTGGAGCCGGGACCGGTCTCGCTGCTCGTGACCATGGTGGACGGCGTCATCCAGGGCGAGATCGCCGATGAGGGCCATGCCTTCGACCCGACGGCCGCACCGGAGCCGGACATCACCTCCGATGTCGCCGAGCGTGCGGTGGGGGGCCTCGGCGTGCATCTGTCGAGACATCTGCTCGACAGTCTGGATTATCGCCGCGCCGGCATCCGCAACATCGTGCGCTTCCGACTGACGCCCCAGCCGACCTGA
- a CDS encoding ATP12 family chaperone protein, protein MSENPFEALSAPTGEERDGTAAEKAFRSEKPQRVKRFYRGASASANEAGDFVVLLDSRPLRTPGKAIVRLPTESLAALVAAEWEAQAVEVDPATMPLTRLVNAAIDGVEGNVAPVRDEMIRYAGSDLLCYRADEPEGLVAMQMAAWDPILAWAETALGARFVLAAGVMPVEQSEGAIAAVDRALPQAPALLVAALQSLTTLTGSVLVTLALHHGRIGFDEAWNAAHIDEDWNIRLWGADREAAERRRFREAEARAAAAVVTSLRGNAQGSGKTRAAGE, encoded by the coding sequence ATGAGCGAGAATCCGTTCGAGGCGCTTTCCGCGCCGACAGGCGAGGAGCGCGACGGTACGGCCGCGGAGAAAGCGTTCCGTTCCGAAAAGCCGCAGCGCGTGAAGCGATTCTATCGCGGCGCATCGGCGTCGGCGAATGAAGCGGGCGACTTCGTGGTGCTGCTCGATTCGCGGCCTTTGCGGACGCCGGGCAAGGCGATCGTGCGCCTGCCAACGGAAAGCCTTGCCGCGCTGGTGGCGGCGGAGTGGGAGGCGCAGGCGGTGGAGGTCGACCCGGCCACCATGCCGCTGACACGGCTCGTCAACGCCGCCATCGACGGCGTGGAGGGCAATGTCGCCCCCGTGCGGGACGAGATGATCCGCTATGCCGGCTCGGACCTGCTCTGCTACCGCGCGGACGAGCCGGAAGGCCTCGTCGCCATGCAGATGGCGGCGTGGGACCCGATCCTGGCCTGGGCGGAGACGGCTTTGGGCGCGCGCTTCGTCCTCGCCGCGGGCGTGATGCCGGTCGAGCAATCGGAGGGCGCGATTGCGGCGGTGGACCGCGCGCTTCCGCAGGCGCCCGCGCTGCTCGTCGCCGCCCTGCAATCGCTGACGACGCTCACCGGCTCGGTGCTCGTGACTCTGGCGCTGCATCATGGCCGCATCGGATTCGACGAGGCATGGAACGCCGCCCACATCGACGAAGACTGGAACATCCGCCTCTGGGGCGCCGACCGCGAGGCTGCGGAACGCCGCCGCTTTCGCGAGGCGGAGGCCCGTGCGGCGGCCGCGGTGGTCACGTCCCTGCGCGGCAATGCGCAAGGGAGTGGAAAAACGCGCGCAGCCGGGGAATGA